In Paludibaculum fermentans, the genomic stretch TTGACGCAGCAAGGCGCTGAGGCGGGCGGTGAGCGCGGCGGTGAGGGCCTCGTGCAGAAGTTGAGCCTTCCGCAACTGGTCGGAGCTCAGCTCGTCCAGCACCGGCAAGCCGGCCGGCAGGGTGTATTCGTTCCGTTTAGGGTCAGCTGGATTCTGATAGGCCACGCGCTGTCTCGCTCCCATTCTATCGGCGGAGAATGAGGCCAGGAATAGAGGCTAACTTCCGCTAAAACTCACCGGAACTTCTGCGACAGAAGATCGAAGGTATTTGCGCGCAATCATGATCCGACTCACACGCCTGAACCTGGAACCGATCGTGATCAATTCTGACCTGATCGAGTGCGTCGAGTCGACTCCGGACACGGTGTTGAAGCTGACAAACGGGCAGCGGCTGATGGTTCGGGAATCGCTGGATGAGGTGGTCGCGCGGGTGATTGAGTACAGGCGGGCCATCGCTGCCGCGCCGCCGGCGAGCGGTCGTGGCGGGACGGCGGCCGCCCTGTTCGCGGGAGAGAGCAAGCATGGCTACCGCTGACAACAGCACGGACCAGACGTTAAAGAAACGGCTGGATTTCTCGAGCCTGCTCGGCGCCTCACTGGCGGTCATCAGCCTGGTGGGCGGCCTAATTCTGGAAGGTGGTCATTTCGCGGACATCCGCCAGGCCTCGGCTCTGCTGATCGTGCTGGGCGGGACGCTGGGCGCGGTGCTGCTGAATACGCCACTGGAATTGTTCACGCGCTTGATGCGGCGATTGCCGGAACTCTTTTATTATGTGCCGGATCAGGTGGATCAGCGGATTGAGGACATCGCCCGCCTGGCCCAGAAGGCGCGACGTGAAGGCGTGGTTTCGCTGGAAGATGAGCTGGAGAAGATCCAGGACCCGTTCCTGCGCCGGGCCTTGGAGCTAGGCGTGGACGGGATGGCGCAGCAGGAGTACCGCGAGACGCTGGAACTGGAGATCGAACTGGCTGAACGGCGCGCCGAGGCGGAGGCGCATGTGCTTGAATCCGCAGGTGGTTATGCGCCGACGCTGGGTATCCTGGGGGCCGTGCTGGGCCTGATCCAGGTGATGAAGCACATCGAGAACATCGACCAGGTGGGGCCGGGCATTGCCGTGGCCTTTGTGGCGACTCTCTATGGCGTGGGCTCGGCCAATCTGCTGTTCCTGCCGGCGGCTGGCAAGCTGCGCGCCCGGTCCCGGTCGCAACTGGTGTGCAACGAGATGATCATGGAGGGTGTGGCGGCGGTGATGGACGGTTTGAACCCGAAAATGATCCGCCAGAAGCTCGCCTCGTTCCAGCAGCGGGGTCCGTCCGAGGTGCGGCGCAAGACGGCGAAGTTGAGCGAGACCAACAAGATAGCTCCACCGGCCAGCGTGCCGACGGTGCAGGGATAGGCAGGCCAAGCCATGCGGCGCCGCAGGAAAACAGACCATCCCGTCAGTCATGACCGCTGGCTGATCTCCTACGCCGATTTCATCACCCTACTCTTCGCCCTCTTCGTGGTTATGTTTGCGGCCTCGCAAACGGACAAGACGAAGATGGCCGCCATCCAGGAATCCTACCTCCGGGCTGTGCAGCGAGGCGCCGTGCTGGAGGGCCGCAGCGTGGTGGCGCGCATCCTGGGCGGTACGGTGGATGAAAAGGGCATCGGAAACGCCATGCTGCGCGGGCCTGGGGGCACGAAGAAGGTTCTTCCGGCGGTCACTCCGCAGATTCCGGCCGAGCTGCTGCCTCCCATGAACGCGCTCACCGAGAAACTGTCCAAGGAGATTGCGGCAGGGAAGCTGAAGGTGAGCCTGGGGGCGCGCGGGCTGGTGATCAGCTTCCGGCAGACCGCCCTGTTCAAGTCTGGAGACGATCAGGTCCAGATGGATGCGATCGAGGTCTTCAAGCCGATCGCGGAAGTGCTGCAGTCCCTTCCGAATCATATAGTTGTGGAAGGTCACACGGATTCCGTGCCGATTCACAACTCGCGTTTCCGCAGTAACTGGGAGCTCTCCGCCGCGCGTAGCATCGCCGTGATGGACATGCTGATCACCAAGTTCGGGATCGACCGGACGCGCGTGGCGATCCTTGGCTATGGCGAGAACCAGGCGAATGGCGATAACGAGTCGGAAGAGGGGCGGGCCAAGAACCGCCGTGTCGATCTCGTCATCCAGAACCTGGGTATTGAAGCTTCTGACCTGACCGCCGCCGCCACCCCTGCGCCGTCATCGACGAGCCGCCGCTAGCTCCCGCCTGCCGCCAATCCTCTAAAAACCCTCCTCCCCCGGTCCACTGTCCTTATATACAGACCAGCGCTCGGTTTCGATCCGCGGCCGCAACTCCCCCTAACGCTTTTAGGTCACTGGACCGCAAGGGCCGCTGGGCCTGGCGGGCTTGGCCTGCTGCTGTCCTGTCTGGCCATATCCTCGTGGCCGGGACTCTTTCCTGACCTGGGGGGCATGCTACCGCTGCGGCTACTACTCTGCCTGCGCGCTGCAATGGCACCGGTCGCTTGGACGCCGGTGGCCGGCCAGCCCGACGAGGCCGCTCTTCAAAGTTTTAGTAAAACTTTCCTCTAATCATGTACTGTCTAATTTCCGCTAAATATAGCGTCAGAATTTTGACGGTCCTGGCTAAGTGTCAAAAAACTGACAGCCGGAAGGATAGTCCTGAATGGGCCGGACGGAGTGGGGCAGGGAAGAGACACCTAGGAATGCGGACCGGGGTACCAGTGACCGCACTGAGCCGTGCTGGGTGCCCAGGGCGAGGAAGTTCTTGTAAGTGGCATAGAAACAGTAATTTGCGGGTTGCATGTCCTTGCGGGAAGCTAGTCCTGAGGCTGTGGTAGCCCCCCTGGCGTAGTGGTTCCAACCTAGGGATTCGCTACCTGGTACTGAAGGCGGGGCGAGATCGGGGGGCACAGATATCGCAAGTCTGTGGCCATCTTTGAGGGGAAAGTTTCTGTCAAGTGATTTAATAAAATCATTCAAGGAATCCGGGGTTGTAACGACAACATGAATGTCCTCGGCGAGTTCAACAAGCTGGACCGAGGGATAGTAAAAAAAGAAGGAAGAGAATAAAATGTCGATCTCAATCCAAACCAATAGCGGCAGCCTGATGGCGCTTGACAATCTCCGTGTGAACACCGACTTCCAGTCGAAAACCATCCAGCGCCTGACCTCGGGCTACCGTATCAACGCTTCCGGCGACGATGCCGCCGGCCTGGCAGTGGCCAACAGCTACCGTTCGCAGGTGGCCGAGCTGAACCAGGGCATCCGCAACGCGAACGATGGCCTCAGCCAACTCCAGATCGTAGACGGCGGTTTGAACAACATCACGAAGATGGTGGACCGGCTGCGCACTCTGGCGACCCAGGCCGCTTCCGACACGTTCAAGGGCGACCTTGCCACACTGGACAACGAGTTCAAGGCGATCCGGACAGAAATCGACCGGCAGGCCGCCAACATCGGCTTGGTCACCGGCGGCGCCAATGCGCAGTCTGTCGAAGTCTACGTCGGCGGCGGCAGCAGCCAGACGAATTCGATCGTCACGCTCGACCTGACCACGAGCAGCCTGGTCGACCAGGCCGGTCTCGGGATCGACTCCGACGACCTGCTCTCCAAGGCCGCTGCGAAGACCGCGCTGGACAACCTCACGATCGCCACCGCGACCCTTGGCACCATCCAGGGCCAGGTTGGTAGCAGCCAGAACAAGCTGCAGTATGCCGTGAACCTGGCTTCCTCGCAGTCCACCAACATCTCGGCCGCGGAGTCCCGCATTCGTGATGCTGATGTCGCAGCGGAAGCTTCGAACCTGACCAAGGCGCAGGTCCTGGCGCAGTCCTCCATGGCCGCCCTGGCCCAGGCGAACTCCGCCCCCCAGAACGTCCTGACCCTCCTCCGCCAGTAGTAGGTGCGGGCCGGTCGTTTCCGGTGAGATAAGACCGCCCCGTCCAACTTGCTACGCAGCAGTCGAGAGAAAAGCTGTTGCGGAGTCCTGAAGGTCCAAACACGATAGGCAACGCTTTGCTCTCCGCGCCTGGAATTTGACGAAGGCGCGGATGGGCCGGACGATGCGCGGGACCGAATCAGGGCCGGCAGGTTGGATACGGCCTGAAAGAGCCACGGGGTTGTCTTCCGTACTGAAATCGCAAACCCATTCAGGTTTGTCTGGGAGATCGTCCGCTTGGACGAGGCCGGGCACGGAGTGTGTCCGGAAGGTTGGTAGAACGCGTCAACCGCTTCCCTACGGGCTGGTGACAGCCTTTCAGTACATTTACGGCGAGGAAGTTAAGTGCAGAGGATCCCAGATGGCGCGGCCCTCCAGCCGTTCCAAACCGGCAGTCCGATTGGGGTTGCCGATGACGACGGCCGCGCTCAGGTTCCGGATGATTTCCATATAGCCAGGGTGGGCAACCCGCTCATTCCAGGCTGGGCTTCCTCCAACGTCCTCAACAGATACGGCAAGTGCGTGAATGACGGGCTGGCGTTGTAGGCCGGTTCCCTCGAGCGAGCACTTGATTCCGGGGGGCTGCTGGCCCTGCTTGCCGCGCCCGTCTACCAGGCAGGAGCGGCAGGCGAGTTCCGCCGAAGCGCGTGAGTACTTCCGCGACAGCAGCCAGAAGACCAGCCTGGCAGGCATTCCCAGGCACCCAGTCTGGAATTGGCATCGCATTTGCCAATCTTGACTTGATTTAACTGATTTACTAAAGGATTTCCAGGTGGACACGACAATTCACTCATCCTCAGGCGCTGACCCGGCAGGGACAGGCTGGACCGAGAGGATCACGGGGGTAAGGAATTGGCGATCTCAGTCCAAACGAACACCGGCTCTCTGCTGGCCCTGGATAACTTACGTATGAACACTGATTTTCAGTCCAGGACGATCCAGCGATTGACTTCGGGCTATCGCATCAACGCATCGGGCGACGACGCAGCCGGCTTGGCCGTAGCGAACAGCTACCGCACTGTAGTGGCTGAACTGAACCAGGGCATCCGCAACGCGAACGACGGGTTGAGTCAACTCCAGATCGTGGACGGGGGTCTCAACAATATCTCCAAGATGGTGGACCGTTTGCGCACATTGGCGACCCAGGCCGCCTCGGACACCTTCGTGGGCGATATGAGTAGTCTGAATGACGAATTCAACGCGATTAAGACGGAGATCGACCGTCAGGCCGCCAACATCGGGCTGACCCCGGAGGGCCCGAACGCCAGGAGTTCGGAAGTGTACGTAGGCGGAGGGAATATCCAGGCGAATTCGATAGTGACCCTGGATTTGACCGACACCAGCGTAGTGGATGCCACAGGACTCGGCATCAACGGCGACAACCTCACGAACAAGGCCGCGGCCAAAGCAGCGTTGACACACCTCACCAACGCCACCACAACCCTCGGCGTAATCCAAGGCCAAGTAGGCAGCAGCCAGAACAAGCTGCAGTACGCGCTCAACCTGGCCTCATCACAGGCAACCAACATCGCGGCGGCCGACTCTCGTATCCGGGACGCGGATATTGCGGCGGAGGCCTCGAATCTGACCAAAGCGCAGGTGTTGCAGCAGTCCTCAATGGCGGCGCTGGCACAGGCGAATTCCGCACCGCAGTCGATCCTGACGCTGCTCCGGCAGTAGGGATCGGATGCTCAGCCCGATGGGTCAAACCACCGGCCAGTCCAGACCAGCGGTCCCAAGAGACCGGGTATAGAGACGAGTTTGAGTATCGGAATTGGCGATCGCCGGCGCGAGCTGGTGGGTCACCTTGGGCTTTGACAACTAGTTTGTTTTCGGCTTCGCAGGGGGAATATCCTGCTGGACCCGGATCCTTGGAATGGCCGTTATTGGCACGTGGGTCCGATAGGAGTCTGGCGCGAGTCTCCGCGACATTCTGACGAAGCCTAGGCCGCGGGCCGGTGATCCGGCTCCGCGGCCTAGAACTTTTCCTTGAAAGGAGAACTGTAGACACCTCGGAGAGGGGCATTGTGTGGATGGACGCCTGGCGGGTCCCAGAGATCCGGCGGTGCGGCTATTGTCCATGCTTTCCATAAGTTACAGATGGTTGGCGACGGCCCCGGGCTCGAGTCCGTTCAGCCCTGGGGTGTGTTGCGCCGGCCGGGCGGCGAGCAGGTAGCGGCGGGCGCTTTCCCGAAGCGCTGAGCACTGGCTCGTTGGCCAGAGCGGAACTACTCGTGTGCCGGGCCTCCGGCGCCTGGCGGGTTCCGGTCCGGTTTGGGATTGGTCTGATTCCGGCGAATCAAAGGATGCGTCCGCATCCAACGCTATTTGTGTGCGCGGTCCTCGCGAACACCTAAATTCCCTCAAACATAGCCACTCGTGTGCGACAAAGGACTAAGTAAATGCATAGGCAGTACCACTTAGGCGGCAGCGGCGGAATCAGGATCCGGATTCGCCGGGTTGGATGGGCCGCGACTGTCCCATATAAAGAAGATGCCGATCCGAACGAACCAGTGAATGCAGGCGGACGGCAAGGACCGGAGGCGCCGGCTGGAGCGGTGCCCTGGAGCTTTGCCTATCGGATGACGGCGCTGAGCGCCCCCTTCAAATTTCTGTCAAGAGCCTAAAGAAATTTCTTAAAGGAAATTGGGTCCCTTGCGACAACATGAATGTCCTCGGCGAGCTTAAAAGGATCGACCGGGAATTCAAAAAAAGAAATTAAAGGGGAGAGTAGAAATGGCGATCTCAGTTCAAACCAATACCGGCTCTTTGATGGCGCTGGACAATCTTCGTACCAACACCGATTTCCAGTCAAAGACCATCCAACGGCTGACCTCGGGCTACCGCATCAACGCTTCGGGCGACGACGCGGCTGGTCTTGCCGTGGCCAACAGCTACCGCACGCAGGTTGCCGAACTGAACCAGGGCATCCGCAACGCGAACGACGGCCTGAGCCAGCTCCAGATCGTGGACGGCGGCCTGAACAACATTTCCAAGATGGTGGACCGGTTGCGCACTCTGGCGACCCAGGCCGCTTCCGATACGTTCACGGGCGACCTGACGACGCTGGACGACGAATTCACGGCGATCAAGACGGAAATCGACCGCCAGGCTGCCAACATCGGCCTGATCACCGGTGGCGACAATGCCAAGGCCGGCGAAGTGTTCGTGGGCGGCGGCGACACGCAGGCGAACTCGATCGTGACCCTCGATCTGACCGCGACCAGTGTGGTTGACTCGGCCGGTCTCGGCGTCGACGGCGATGACCTGACCAGCAAGGCGAACGCCAAGACTGCCCTGACGAACCTGACCGCCGCCACCGCGACGCTGGGCACGATCCAGGGTCAGGTTGGTAGCAGCCAGAACAAGCTGCAGTATGCCGTCAACCTCGCTTCTTCCCAGTCCACCAACATCTCGGCCGCTGAGTCCCGCATCCGTGATGCCGATATCGCTGCTGAAGCTTCGAACCTCACCAAGGCTCAGGTTCTGCAGCAGTCCTCGATGGCGGCCCTGGCGCAGGCGAATTCGGCTCCGCAGTCGGTGCTGACCCTGCTCCGGTAGTACTTTGGGTTTGTTCTTGACCAATTTTGGGGCCGATCTTCGGATCGGCCCCATACGTGCATTGTCAGTTGGTTTGGATCGCCGCCCGGCGGGGATGTGAGGAGAGTAAGATATGTCTTCGAGTAGTGCAATTTTCAGCGGTAACAGCCGCTACGCGAGTGACTTTCAGTCAGTGATCGAGAGATCCGTCGCGATCGCGTCGATGCCATTGACACAACTCCAGAATCAGCGGAGCAATACCGCGAGCGAACAAACGGCGATCAGCAGCCTGGCCTCCAAGTTCTCGACGCTGCGAACTGCGCTGGACAATATTGATTCGGGAACGACAGCTGCTCCGACGGCGACGCTGAGCAACTCGGCGGTTGCCCGCGTCACGGCGGCCTCTGGTGCGCAGCCGACGGAAATGAACCTCGAGGTGATCAACCTGGGGTCCTATTCGACATCACTAAGTAATGATGGCCTGATCAAGGTGACCGATCCCACATCGCAGTCGATCACCAGCGATGAAGTGGCGACGCTCACCATTAATGGCGTGCCGATGGAAATCCATCCGCCGGTGGGCAGCCTGAACGCGTTGGCGCAGGCGATCAATGAGAAAGGCGCCGGCGTGCAGGCTTCGGTGGTGAACATCGGCGGGCCCGGGGCCGCGGATTACCGTCTGGCCCTGCGCAGCACCGACCTGGGCGGGGTGACGATCGATCTTTCTGATTCCACAGGCAGCATCGCCACTCAGTACGCCACAGGCACAACCGCGCAATATCGCGTGAACGGCTTCCCCGCGACCGCGGTGGACAGCACTTCGCGCAAGGTGACGATCGCGCCGGGTGTGACTGCGGAATTGGCAGCGGTGGGTTCGACGGACATCTCACTGACACCGAATGCGACCAAGCTTCAGGACTACATCTCCGCCTTCGTGACTGCTTTCAATGCAGCGGGTTCTGAAATCGATACACACCGCGGGCAGGGGACCGGCGCACTGTCAGGGCAGAGCCTGCCTTCGGAACTGGGCAACACTCTTCGTGAGCTGATGAAGTTCGAAACGACCGGCTCGACGATCAGCAATCCGGCTGACCTGGGCTTGTCGCTCGATCGGAACGGCACGCTGCTGTTCAACACTGCCACGTTTGCCACTGCTTTTGCCGACAACAATGATGCTGTTCGGGGCTTCCTGGGCGGCGAGAGTTCCGGTGGATTCCTGCAGAGCATGAAGGCCACTCTGGACACGGTGGATGGGCTGACGGGCGGGGTATTGACCGATGCCTCCAGCCAGGTAGCCAAGACGCTCGTGCGGCAAGACGACCAGATCGCCGAGATGCAGAACCGCATTGACGTGATGGAGACCAACCTGAAGGAGCGGATGGCGGCGTCGGACGCGGCGATCGCCCTTTTGGAACAGCAAGTTACGCTCATTACGGGACTCTTCAGTGCCAACAACAATTCCAACAACTGATGCCGGTGGGGCCGCGGAAGCTTGCTGGGATGCCTACTATCGGTCCCTGATGGCGATTCTCCAGAGCGAAGACATGCACGCCGCGTTGGCACAGGTTGAGCAGGTTGCGGCCGCGGTCCAGAAGTATCTTTCGGACGCCCCAACACCCGAGGCACGCGCAAAACGCGCCCAGAGACTCGTGCAGGAATTGGAGGCGGCCCGCCGGTCGGCGATCGCTACCCGTGAGCACCTGCGGCAGCAGGTGCAGACAGTCAAACCCACCACCGCATACGCCTCCCAGGGCGGGGGCGAGCACGAACCCTGGTCCACCAGCCTTTAGCGAATTCGTCAGAATCTTGACGGTGATCGTCCGGTTGCTGACGGCGAGCCGGGGATAAAGCCCAGCCGACTTAACAAAACTCACTTGGCATGCCGATTGCATGTCAGCAAGTGTTATGGTCGACAAACTCGCTGAAGGTATCGAGCGATACATGGATCTGGTGGCACTGCGCCAGCGCCTGGTCAGTGCCAACATTGCGAACGCGGAGACCCCGAACTACCGGACGAAGGACGTGGATTTCGCGTCCCAAATGCAGTCCGTGCTGGAAGGGGATCAACCCAAAATCTCAGAACCCGCGGGTCTTGCGGCCAAGTCCGACGGCAACAACGTCAGCATGGAGCGCGAGATGCGCCTGCTGTCTGAGAACGCGATGCGATTCCAGATCGCCTCGACACTCCTGAAGACCGAAGTGCGTCAAATCAAAACGGCCATCCAGGAGGGTAAAGGCGCATGAGCCTCTTCACCGCACTCTCCGTCAGCGCCACCGGGCTTACGGCGCAACGCCAGCGCGCCGAACTGCTGGTGGAAAACCTGGCAAATTCCGAGACAACCCGTACGGCCGAGGGCGGACCCTACCGCCGCAAGGACGCCGTCTTTTCCACGGCTTCCGTGGATACCCCTTTTCAGTCGATGTATGCCTCCGAGCTGGGCAACCAGGCGTCGGGGGTGCAGGTGAGCGAGATCGTGACGGATACACGCGATCCCGAGCGGCGCTACATGCCGGGTCATCCGGACGCCGACACCGAGGGCTACGTCAAACTCCCCAATGTGAATCCGGCCGAAGACATGGTCGACCTGATGAGCGCCTCGCGCAACTACCAGGCAAACGTGACGGCGATGAGCGCGGTGAAGGACATGATTCACCGTTCCATCGATCTACTGCGGTGAGCGGCAGGGAGGGAGTCTAGATGATACCGCCCGTGACATCGATGGCGAACATTGCCGGCATCGACAACATCTCCGGATTGGGGTCGCCCAGCCAGGTCACTTCCACCGGTCCGGTCAGTCCCGAGTTCGGCAATCTGCTGGAAGCGGCGATCGACCGCGTCGAGTTGTCGCACAATACGGCCGAGACCGCGGTGAACCAGTTTGTCAGCGGGGAAGAGAACGAGATCCACTCCACCGTGATGGCGGTGCAGCGCGCGGAACTCGACTTCGAGCTGGCCCTGCAAGTGAAGAATAAAGTCGTTTCGGCCTATCAGGAAATCATGCGGATGCAGATCTGAGGCCTCACTAGGACCCAATGAACCAACTGCGCAGCATTTATGCCTCTCTTACCCCGAAGCAGCGGGGTTCGATCGTGATCATCTGTCTCGCGATCATCGCCGGATTCTTCTATATCTCCCGGTGGCAGCACGAGCGGGGTTTCGAGCCCCTATATAAGGAGTTGACCAGCGAGGATGCTTCGGCTGTCGTGGCCAAGCTCAAGGAGCGGGGTGTTGAATTCCGCCTGGGCGAGGGCGGGACGTCGGTGATGGTGCCGACGGCACAGGCCGCGGAGATGCGGCTGGAGATGGCCGGCGCGGGTTTGGTGCGCAGCGGGCGGCCCGGCTTCGAACTGTTCGATAAGGTCAACTTTGGCGTGACCGACTTTGCGGAGCAGGTGAACTACCGTCGTGCGCTGGAAGGCGAGCTGGAACGTTCCGTCGTTTCGCTGGCGGAGGTCGAGAAAGCCCGGATCCACCTGACTTTCAAGCGCGAGTCAGTGTACACAGAGGCGCGGCAGCCGGCGAAGGCGAGTGTCCTGATTAAGTTGAAACCTTACGCCAAGCTCTCCGCGCAGAATGTACAGGCCATTGCACACCTTATTTCCAGTGCGGTGGAAGGCCTGAGTCCGGACTCGGTTTCCGTGCTGGATATGAACGGCAATCTGCTGGGCCGTCCGAGGCGGACACCCACCCAAAGCGGCGAAGAGCTGAACGATTATGCGCTGGAATACCAGCAGACGGTGGAGAAGCAGTTGCTCTCCAAGATCAACTCGACCCTGGAACCTCTGTTAGGGCCGGACCGTTTCCGGGCCGGGGTTTCGGCCGATTGCGACCTGACGAGTACGGATGAGAGCGAGGAGATCTTCGATCCCGAGCGCTCCGTCATGACGAGCAGCCAGAAGAGCGAGGACAGTTCCAGCCACACGCCGGCCGGCGGAGTGCCCGGTACCGCTTCGTCACTGCCCCGTCCTTCCAATGAGGGGGCGAAGGGACCGGTGGGGACCTCTCGCAAAACCGAGAATGTGGCCTACCAGACTTCACGGAAAGTGCGGCATCGCAAGACCCCGCAGGGCACGCTGCGGCGCGTTTCGGTTTCCGTGCTGCTGGACAACGATGTCGAGTGGCAGGGCCAGGGCGCCAGCAGGAAAAAGGTGATTGTGCCGCCGACGCCGGAGCGGGTGAAGTCGATTCACGACCTGGTGGCGGGGGTGGTGGGTTTCTCGCAGGAACGCGGCGACCAGATTGTCGTGGAAGTGCTGCCGTTTGAGATGAATCTGCACGGCGACCCGCTGGCAGACCAGGCGCCCGCGCCGGCGGCCGCCAAGGATTGGAAGTCCAAGATCACGAACGTGGTGCAGGACCAGAAGCAACTGATTCCGCTGAGCGCAATTTTAGCCGCGGTGTTCGTGCTGGGTGTTGGAGCATGGCAGTTCCGCCGATATAAGAAAGCGAAGCAGGCGCGCAAGTCCACGGTTTTGGAAGCCATGCCGGCCCTGCCAGCGGCGTCGAGTACCCCGGGCGCTTTGGCTGAGGCGATGCAGGAGCAGCAGGCGCTGGAAGCCGAGGAGGCAGATCCGGTGGCCCGGTTGCTGATGCTGGTGGAAGAGAAACCGGAGCAATGCGCGAACGTGCTGAAGCAATGGCTGTCTGAGCAGGAAGCGGGAGCGTAATGAAGCCAGCAACGGAAGCAAGTCCCGGCGCAAGGAAGGTGGCCGTGCTGATGGCCGCCCTGGGTCTGGAAGCCAGTTCCAAGCTTTTGAAGCAGTTGGAGCCGGATGAGATTCGGATGGTCAGCGCGGCCCTGAATGCCTTGGGGCCCGTGCCGGTGGACGAGGCGCACCAGGTTCTGCAGGAATTCGAAGAGAAGGCGTCGACGCGGCAGATCATGGGTCATGGCGGACCCGGCTACACGATGAAACTGCTGTCGGGTACTTTCGGTGAAGAGTTTGCCCGGCAGACCGGGTTGGCGCTGTCGGGTGAGGAAGTCAAGAAGACCGCGCTCGACCTGCTGGCGGAGGCGGACAGCGAACAACTGGCACGCATCCTGGAACCGGAGCATCCGCAGACCGTCGCCCTGCTGATGTCGGCCATGGCGCCGGATGCCGGCTCCAAAATCGTCTCCTCGTTCACGCCGGAACGGCAATATGAGGTATTCACCAGGATGGCGGTGATCGACCAGTCGGATCCGGCCATGATCGAGCTGATTGCCGAGTCGCTGCTGCAACGGCTGCCGGCGGGCGGCGCTCCGCAGAAGCAGCGGGCCAGCGGCGTGCAACTGGCGGCGGAACTCATCAACCGGTTGGATCCGGAAGATGGAGTCCGGGTACTGGATTCGGTGGGATCGCAGGCGCCCGAACTGGCGGAGTCGATCCGGCGGCTGTTGTTTGTCTTCGACGACATCCTGAAGCTGGACGCCAAGGCGATGCGCGAGTTGATCTCGCGTGTGGATCGCAAGCTGCTGGTTCTGGGTTTGAAGGGCACCAGCGAAGAGATCCGGCAGAAGTTCCTGGGCTCGATGTCGAAGAACGGCGCATCGATGCTGTTGGAAGATATCGATGCGGCGGGTCCGGTGCGGTTGAGAGAAGTGGAAGGGGCGCAGCAGCAGATCATTTCCGTGGTACGGCAGATGGAAGCCGAGGGGCTGATCGATTTGCGGTCGGCGGGTGCGGAAGAATATGTCGTCTAGGGTTCTGGACAGTTCGGCCGGACGGTCGGTCAGGCCGTGGTTCGAACGGCAGGCGAGCAACGGGCACGGGCCCACGGCGCTATTCGCCACCGAACCGCAGCCCAAGCCGGAAGTCGAGCGGCGGGCCGAGGCGCGCAAGGAAGTCGACGAGATCCGGCAGCAGGTGGAGGCTGTGAAGGCGCTCGCTTTCCAGGAAGGCGTGGCGGCGGGCCAGGCGGCGGCGCGGGCCGAGGCGCAGGAAGAGCTGCGGGTGGTGCTGGACCGGTTGGCGGTTTCGGCGGCCCAACTGGCGAGCCTCAAGCACAAGCTGCGCAAAGAGGCGGAGCACGAGATTCTCAAACTGACTTTCGCGGTGGCGCGGCGCATCGTGCGGCGCGAGCTGTCGATGGATGCCGACACCGTGTTGGGTTTGCTGAACGCCGGGCTGTC encodes the following:
- a CDS encoding flagellar motor protein MotB produces the protein MRRRRKTDHPVSHDRWLISYADFITLLFALFVVMFAASQTDKTKMAAIQESYLRAVQRGAVLEGRSVVARILGGTVDEKGIGNAMLRGPGGTKKVLPAVTPQIPAELLPPMNALTEKLSKEIAAGKLKVSLGARGLVISFRQTALFKSGDDQVQMDAIEVFKPIAEVLQSLPNHIVVEGHTDSVPIHNSRFRSNWELSAARSIAVMDMLITKFGIDRTRVAILGYGENQANGDNESEEGRAKNRRVDLVIQNLGIEASDLTAAATPAPSSTSRR
- a CDS encoding flagellin N-terminal helical domain-containing protein: MAISVQTNTGSLMALDNLRTNTDFQSKTIQRLTSGYRINASGDDAAGLAVANSYRTQVAELNQGIRNANDGLSQLQIVDGGLNNISKMVDRLRTLATQAASDTFTGDLTTLDDEFTAIKTEIDRQAANIGLITGGDNAKAGEVFVGGGDTQANSIVTLDLTATSVVDSAGLGVDGDDLTSKANAKTALTNLTAATATLGTIQGQVGSSQNKLQYAVNLASSQSTNISAAESRIRDADIAAEASNLTKAQVLQQSSMAALAQANSAPQSVLTLLR
- a CDS encoding flagellin N-terminal helical domain-containing protein, with product MSISIQTNSGSLMALDNLRVNTDFQSKTIQRLTSGYRINASGDDAAGLAVANSYRSQVAELNQGIRNANDGLSQLQIVDGGLNNITKMVDRLRTLATQAASDTFKGDLATLDNEFKAIRTEIDRQAANIGLVTGGANAQSVEVYVGGGSSQTNSIVTLDLTTSSLVDQAGLGIDSDDLLSKAAAKTALDNLTIATATLGTIQGQVGSSQNKLQYAVNLASSQSTNISAAESRIRDADVAAEASNLTKAQVLAQSSMAALAQANSAPQNVLTLLRQ
- a CDS encoding flagellar basal body rod protein FlgB, with the protein product MSASVMVDKLAEGIERYMDLVALRQRLVSANIANAETPNYRTKDVDFASQMQSVLEGDQPKISEPAGLAAKSDGNNVSMEREMRLLSENAMRFQIASTLLKTEVRQIKTAIQEGKGA
- a CDS encoding flagellin N-terminal helical domain-containing protein, with the protein product MAISVQTNTGSLLALDNLRMNTDFQSRTIQRLTSGYRINASGDDAAGLAVANSYRTVVAELNQGIRNANDGLSQLQIVDGGLNNISKMVDRLRTLATQAASDTFVGDMSSLNDEFNAIKTEIDRQAANIGLTPEGPNARSSEVYVGGGNIQANSIVTLDLTDTSVVDATGLGINGDNLTNKAAAKAALTHLTNATTTLGVIQGQVGSSQNKLQYALNLASSQATNIAAADSRIRDADIAAEASNLTKAQVLQQSSMAALAQANSAPQSILTLLRQ
- a CDS encoding flagellar motor protein codes for the protein MATADNSTDQTLKKRLDFSSLLGASLAVISLVGGLILEGGHFADIRQASALLIVLGGTLGAVLLNTPLELFTRLMRRLPELFYYVPDQVDQRIEDIARLAQKARREGVVSLEDELEKIQDPFLRRALELGVDGMAQQEYRETLELEIELAERRAEAEAHVLESAGGYAPTLGILGAVLGLIQVMKHIENIDQVGPGIAVAFVATLYGVGSANLLFLPAAGKLRARSRSQLVCNEMIMEGVAAVMDGLNPKMIRQKLASFQQRGPSEVRRKTAKLSETNKIAPPASVPTVQG
- a CDS encoding flagellar FlbD family protein: MIRLTRLNLEPIVINSDLIECVESTPDTVLKLTNGQRLMVRESLDEVVARVIEYRRAIAAAPPASGRGGTAAALFAGESKHGYR
- the fliD gene encoding flagellar filament capping protein FliD; this translates as MSSSSAIFSGNSRYASDFQSVIERSVAIASMPLTQLQNQRSNTASEQTAISSLASKFSTLRTALDNIDSGTTAAPTATLSNSAVARVTAASGAQPTEMNLEVINLGSYSTSLSNDGLIKVTDPTSQSITSDEVATLTINGVPMEIHPPVGSLNALAQAINEKGAGVQASVVNIGGPGAADYRLALRSTDLGGVTIDLSDSTGSIATQYATGTTAQYRVNGFPATAVDSTSRKVTIAPGVTAELAAVGSTDISLTPNATKLQDYISAFVTAFNAAGSEIDTHRGQGTGALSGQSLPSELGNTLRELMKFETTGSTISNPADLGLSLDRNGTLLFNTATFATAFADNNDAVRGFLGGESSGGFLQSMKATLDTVDGLTGGVLTDASSQVAKTLVRQDDQIAEMQNRIDVMETNLKERMAASDAAIALLEQQVTLITGLFSANNNSNN